The Malus sylvestris chromosome 3, drMalSylv7.2, whole genome shotgun sequence genomic sequence ACCAACTTGTAATTTAGCCTTTAGTAACTATTATTTTTCGTAACGAGTATGAACGGATGACTATCAAGTTATAGTATAAACACGCCCTTGTGATCACACAATACTAACACGATAAGAAAACCAAGAATTTACGTTGTGTTTATGTTATGTAAATGAGTTATGTAAACTTCGCCAAAACTACATCAAAGCACACAAATCTAAAGCAAACCAAGAAAATTATTATCCGTATATTTTGTTAAGAGTTTTTTCAAAGGGAACGGTAGATCCACATCCACCTGCTACGTAATCTACCTTTTTTCCCATTTTAATTATTAACCGTAGGATTGaatctaaggaaaactaatgaaaatgacttgaaaactttgagttttaacgataaggacaaaataaagaggcATTTTGATATAGATGcctcaaatttgaatttttttaatcaaacatCTATAACTTTTAAACTTTTGATCAAACACtactaatttttaattaaaaattatgatttttattgtatttaatTAACCAACTAGTTCAGAAAATAATATcacaaatattttaaaatcacCACCAActtcctatcttatcttatcataattcattcaaaatgaatttttcttattcaaataatttgttgttttaaattctaaaaacacataaacatccTATTAACATACAATTATGAAATATAACATGCacttatattaaatataacataccaaacatatatattaaatataacgtACCAATCATTTGGTACGTTATTGGTatgttatataaatttaatctgGGTACGTATTAGTATTTTGGTACTTATAAAATATTGCTTTGGGTACGTTATGCAATTCTTTATTTAGTACCTACCAAGTTATTAGTACGTTGTATTATCCTTATTTTGATACGTACAAAACTTATGGTACGTTATGTGTAAGTTGTGTAACCCAAAAAAGGGATAACTTTTCACATTAAAACATTGCACTAACAAATATTTTGTCAActcttaataattaattattggaATAAGGactcattttaaataaaaataaaaatgtgaaaACTCTTAGTTCACGTTTCTACTATAAGTAGTTGTTAAAAATTCACATTTATTTTCAGTTGCATGAAATTAGGCAGTCTAATCTACATctcaattttaattataaacgaactcttttttttttataatctatataaaatgttgagttggaaattggaaaaactatATTTCATCCAATTAATCTTGAACCCAGTAGATATAATTGAATCCTTAAATTGAGGAAGGGATGAGATTCCATAAAAATAGCAATAAATTAATGAATATTATTGAgtgcatttttttttacatagaaATGGATTTAAAAGAATTTATAAAATACTTAAATTAAGAATATACCTGAAATGTAAAgtttaattaaaagtaaaagcactTTAATCAAAAGTTGAAAAGTAACAGATGTTTAATTTAGAAAAATCTAAAATGAGGCATCTAATTCTAATTaactacaaaataaatggtaaagtgaatagtaccatgattgactttttaatgtaaaaaatgtggtttttcgttaaagtggacagtaccgggagcttttcgttaaagttcccttgaatCTAACAGCCATAATAAGCTATTGGTCGTTGGATCCGTACTGAAAagtccggagaggatccaagtcCCACGAAAATGTTTTGTATGTGtttgtaaattaataaaaaattataattaatgaTATCTATAACTAGTGACACCAatatttgtgttcaatttttatttttatttttaacaaacgatagtatctacactaaaggggtgATGGAgtggctaagcctcacaatttGCCTTTgccaagaatcgaacctaagacctctcacttacaattgAAGAGGAATAGTACTACACCATAGTACCAAGTGGCATTTGTGCTCAAATTCTAGTAGGCACAAATAcacttttctgtttttctttttgaacaCAAACTAATGCACTCTTTTGTTCAAAGGGCACGTTTGAGATAGTTATGTGTTCAATGCAATTTAAAAAGCACAAACACATATTTGTGCTGAATGACAATGAAAAGGGCACAAATCAATTGTGTTCTTAGCCCATTTTTCTTGTACCAGAGGGAGGTGAACGTGAGAGTGgaataattttatatttgtttttttttttcttgtaccaGAGGGAGGTGAACGTGAGAGTGGAATGAAAAAGTCTTTTCATTTCCTCGATAGATGACATGTGGGttttggaaaaaaagaaaaaaacagcaaacattttttttgtacaaaattactttcatgctcattttttttcttgataattttgttttttcaattataCATAGAACGACATGACAGTATTTCCATAATTTTTTGTTGACAAAAGGCGTTCTCTCCATAAGTTGTATGTAGATTACACTTTTACCGTAAAACTGAACATGCGAATTCAGAAGCAGGAAAGGAGAAAATTTACCTGATTTCAGAAGCCAAAGCACTATAGCAGCGCCGGAATgagctttcctttttttttttctttgagtgAACGAAAGAGCTatccttttttttcccttccttcCTCTTTTGGGTGAACGGAAACTaactttctcttttattttcccTAGTTCAAAAGGATTTTGATGGAATGATCTTTATATAAAGGATGTAGCAAACCATCCCTTGAACATACGAAGAACATTCTGCTAATCTTCTTGGAGCTTTTGGGACAAAATTCGTGTGAAGGATTCTTGTTTCTCGCGATGCGGCGTTATGGTTTTCTTTATCATCTTCATGAGCAATGTTCATCCccttcaccaccatcaccactatCACCCCCTTCACCGACTATTACTTCTTCTGCTCCCAGGCCCTCTTCTTCCAATCCCTTCTCTTTCAAACCCTTCTCTCACTCTTCTAATCTGAATTTTCTGCAATTACAAGAGAGGTGGCTGTCTTCGTCGTCTTCAGGAGGTCCAACGAAAATTTCCCTTCGTGAGTTTGTAAAGCAAAACCCTCCAGATCAGTACTATATAAACTTACTTCCACATCTCCATGAAATAttttgtagtaaaactcaccAAAACCCTCCAGTTCGGAACCTTATGGACATACTTCCACATGTCTATAAAATATTTTATAGGaagtttttggagaaaatggaGGATGCTGAATCACATGGATTCAGTTTCGACCTTGACATTGATTCTTTTGACATTATCTTGCTAAACGGAACAATGTACATAGAACTGAAAACAGGGAAGGAGCACTATGACAAAAAGTTTGAATTCAATCAAATGCACGCCTTAAACAGTCAAATATTCACTAATGGTGTCCCTAAGGAGTTGGAAAGTATGACAAAAGCGTTGATTCAGACAAAAGACATAGGTGTTGCACTATTGCATCATGCCACCTTGCCATCAGTGCTTAGGAACCAAGTACGcatgtgggtttattccaaggTAGGTGAAGCCAAAGACTCAAACGACCAATGGGACAGGATGTACACAATGGGGTTGGATGATTACTTCAGAAATAAAGGCTTTTACTATTATCCTCAAGATAATTGGATGTCAAAAATTGATATGCGGTTTTACCCAGAGAATATGAGTAAATATCTTAATATTCCAATGGAATTCCTCCGATGCTCGGCCAACATCATAAAACATGCGCTTCATCAGGTAATGCAAAATTAAATATACATGTGttgttatttatattttggtCATGTATACGTTGAAATCTAATTTGTGTTTTTCTCATATTGATTTAGGCACAATATAAGTCAGTGATTGACCCAAAACAAAGGACCACATCTGAACAAAAATTAGCCATTGAAATTGATGTCATGCTCACTACAATTTGGCCAGAGTTTTTAGACGAGCTGTTTGAATTGATCCTATCGGCTCAGAAGGGTACACCTCCAACTTGGTTCCCAAAGGAAGTCACTTGGGTACCTTTTGAACACATCATCGGCCAAATACACAAGTGGTTGCCCTCATCTTTTTCAAGTAGATCTCTCTACCTCTCTTCCataatatttatgttttgtCTTTGTATGTCCTAGCATATTTTTACTGTTTTATTTTTCCATATTTCATATATCAATATAAATTTACATATCAATACAATGCAGGTCCAACGAAAATTTCTCTTCGTGAATTTGTAAACCAAAATACTCCAGATCGGCACCTGAAGGACATATTTCCGCACGtctataaaatatttttaagtgaAACTCACCAAAACCCTCCACTTCATAACCTTATGGACATACTTCCACCTGCCTATAAACTATTTTATAGGAAACTTTTTGAGAAAATGAAGGATGCTGAATCACGTGGATTCAGTTTTGACCTAGACATTGATTCCTTTGACATTATTTGCCACAACGGAACATTCGACATAGAACTGAAGAAGGGGAAGGTGCATTGCGGCAAAATGTTCGACTTCACACAAATGTACCTCTTTAACAGTCAAATATTCACTAGTGGTGTCCCTAAGGAGCTGGAAAGTGTGACATATGTGTTGGTTCGAACCAAAGACATAGGTGTTGCACTATTGCATCATGCGACTTTGCCATCAGTGCTTAGGAACATAGTACGTATGTGGCTTTATTCCAAGTTAGGTGAAGCCAAAGACTCAAACGACAAATCGAACAAAATGTATACAAGGGAATTGGATACGTATTTTTACAATAAAGGCTTTTGCTATCCTGGTTATCCTCAACaaaaatggatgtcaaaaattGACGTGCGGTTTTACCCAAAGAATATGAGTGATTACGATAATGTTCCAATGGATTTCCTCGGATGCTCGGCCAACATCATAAAACATACACTTCATCAGGTAATGTGAAATTTAATATTCATGTGTTATTACCATATTTTCCCATGTATAAATTGAATTCTAATTTATGTCTTTCTTCTTTCGATCTAGGTGCAATATCAATCGGCAATCAACCCAAAGAAAATGACAATGTCTGAACAAATATTAGCCATTGAGATTGATGTCATGCTCACTACGATTTGGCCTGAGTTTTTAGACAAGATGTTTGAATTATTGATTGTTTCAGCTCAGAAGGGCACACCTCCAAGTTGGTATCCGAAGGAAATCCCTTGGGTGCCTTTCGAACATATTATTGGTCAAATAGAAAACTCTACGGGTAAGTACTTTTCTATATTACTTTACATTTGCATGCTTTTGTGTATCTTGTGAACGCTATTTTTACTTGATTTCCTAGCTTCGTCCTCATTTTTCGAGCAATCTTGTGCCTGCAGTGAAGTTATTgctgaaaacaaaacaaaaaaatttagagttacattttttattaaatatatcCTTACTACAAGATTTTGTAGGTATGCTTGGATGGGAAGACGAGATTTTGGGACAAAACTACACTTAGAAGCATGGGGGGTTTCTGGAAGCTGTGGAAGCGGGTGGAAAGCTTTCTACGTACTTCAGGGAAGGGATAAAAGCTGTGTCACCTTATTGATCTTCTAGCTCattatttttctatttctcTCTGTGATTTCgaatatgttttatttttcatcTGTGTTGTCAAATTTTCTATatgtattaaataaaaattcagtTAGATTTAAGTGTTGCTTTGGTATCTTCAAGCCTTGCGGTCTGAAGATCTGTATTCACAGTGcagttttttttccttttttatttgtgcAATGTTGCATTTGCCCTGTTTTAACAGCTGAGACCAAATACAAAAAATaccaactaaaataataatgaaattgttCCATAAATAATAGCATCCTTTGATGATAAAACCATTTAGAGGACGACTGATCAAGATTTTCAGAAGCATGCATCAACTATAAGCCTTCAAAATATTATTCGAGTCGAGGAGTGGATCAACTGGCCTGCACCTCAAGCCAAACCGGCCTCGTTCTCTCTTCTAATTATATATGTGGAGTGGCTTAATTTACCGTTTGCAGCAATATCTTGTGCAATTTAACAATCATGTGCTCAAATGCTTTCCACATCCAAAATGAATGAAAGTGTAGAAATGAACGAAAATGACCATCCACACTTTATTTCTCATCCTTTGCAATCTGAGTTTCACTCTGTTGTGACAACCATTGTCGCAGGCGCCTCATACCATGGCACAAATCGCAAGGGCATTTGGAATAGTATTTCAATTCGTAACTTGTATCAGATTTGTCACCTGCCGCTGCTTCCACTTCAAATACTGAATAAACTTCTTCCCCATTCTTATCTTTCTTTACTTGTGTGTCAAACCCTTGAGTTCTACTCTTTTCCTCCCCCCTAGATGAAAGATTTAACAATAGCCTTTAGTAActattttatgtaatttaacCTCTAATGAAGATAGAAAATAGTTACTAAAGGTTAAACTACAAGTTACGAAAGGTTAAACAACCTGTAATTTAACCCTCAGtgactattatttttcttaacgggtatgAACGGGTGACTAACAAGTTAGAGCACAGACACATAAACACCAATTAACATAATGGGTACTTAATCCTTATCATGTCCACACAATACCAGCACGGTacgaaaaaaaatcaagaatttACGTTGTGTTTTTGTTATATAAATGAGTTGTGTAAACTTGGCCAGAACTACGTCAAAGCACACAAATGTAAATTAAGTAAACCAAGAAAATGATTACCCATAGATTTTTTCAAGAGTCTTTTCCAGGAGTACGGTAGATCCACCTGCTACATCATGTACCTTTTTCCCATTTTGAAAGAAACGAAACGTTGGCTGGAAAAGAAATGCACACACATTAACAAAGTAAATTATTTTGTGTCTGCTGCATAAAATCTCCCAACTATATGGTTGATTTTAAGTTGGGAGCAGATCTTTGAAGACCCTAAAAATTTATAAACGGTATGATTAAAGGATGCAATCAAATATATAAGGATAAAATTTCAGTGAGTTTTGAGTATGAGTTTGTAGGATCTTCAAACATCATATGCCAATTTAAAATCGACTTTATATTTGTGAGGTTTTATTTAAATGACCCATTAACTTTACTTTCTACTTAAGACAAAAGAAAGCCATAATATATGAAGGGACCAAATTGCTTAGTCCAATTCCCAAACTATGTAATGTATAACATGATCATCTTTACACGATTGTTAATTAGGATATTGAACAAATTACAAACCTAATTAgtgaattttattttcaaaacaaaGGTTAAACACATGGTACAAATTACACGAAGTAAGAATGGATCATTTACCGTACAGTTGATATTATACTCTTGCATTACATTATTAAGGTCTTCTACGTACTGCAGAGAGAATAAACAAACCTTAAGTCAACTTATCTTGAGGCAAAATAAGAAATCATATCATAATTATTAAGAATTAAAATGATTGACaaataatttgattaaagtgaaCCAAAGATCATCTTCTAAAGCCATACCCTATGATCAATGATAATTTGATACAATGCTACATGTGGGAATTCCTTAGCCAACCTACTGATGACTGAATGTGTGAAAAAGTAGTCTGCAGGAGAAGTGTAAATCAAGCATGagttgaaaaagaaaacttggTAGCCAAGTCAGTTAAGAGTAAATTCATAAGAACTTACCATGTGTCTGAGCGTCATATTCATAGAAGCAGAAGATTGCTGATAAAGATTTATCTATATACCAATGAATTAAAGAAACACATAAGTAAAACTGCATTATACTcaattttttctcaaaacaatacAAATGAATTCAAACAAATTTCAAATGAATTTAGGGTTAAAGTAAGTTTCACCATAAATACATATCAAAATAGACAATACGCAGACCATGCCACATCAGGTACACTGATAGAATGCCGGCCAGGGCACAATACTTTAccccgtgtgtgtgtataatccCGAAGAAGTAAGAGATATTACCTTGAACTCTTTTAAGCTCCAAATCATACTCATCCTTTTTATACAAGTAAATTTCTGGCGGAACTGAAATATTGAATCTTTGTAGTTACATCAAAGTTAGTAGGAACATCGGAAACAGAAAGTAAAGGAGAGAGGGAGTACCTACGAAGAGGCGCCGGTCTTCCCATGGAACGTGCATGGACCAAAATTTGTTCCACTTCCAGTCAGGATATTCTACAATACATTCAACGTCTGAGATTGAGGggcttgaaaacaaaaatttgataaaaaattcTAAGGCGTTGGCAAGGCAAGAAgaaaagcccttgaagagaaaGAGGCCGGGTTACGTGCCTGAAGCGGAGGAGGAAAAGCCCTTGATGCGACTTCTGTGTTGCAGAAAATCAAGGTTTGGTGGTGGTGAAGACAGTTCAGCTGCTATTGAAGTTAGACTTAGGGTTTGGGTAGATTTACAATTGCCCATTCGAAGCAATTGTCGCCCCAAAACCCTTGAATTCCTCATTCTTGGGTGACGAGGATCCTCCTCGGGATTTCTTCTACAATGATTTTATGAGATCGAGTACGTTAATTTTGACAAGTTTAGTGCGAaggcacacacacatatataggtTTCGTTATTGGTTTATCTAGTGTTTAGCTAGGGTTTAGAATTTGGGTATTTTGGTCAGTAAAGCCGAATTttagatatttttatttttggtattttggtCAATAAAGCGTAAACTATACCTATATTTCCCTATAAAACCCGAATTTTGGTGAATAAAGCGAGGAATTCAAGGGATTTGGAAGCGAATTGCTAGAGAGAAGAGAATGGCTAGGAATTCTAGGGTTTTAGTACGACAGTTACTTGGCAATCCCCTAAACTCCTGCGCAGCTCTTCTTCATCACCATAACCATAAGCATCCTCTTAGTTTCATCAAAACCCTACCAGTTTCAGTTTCAATCACACCATCTTTGCCACCACGACCACCCCCACCGGCAATTCCTTCCTCTTCAAAACCCTTCTGTACCCTTGATTCCAGCTCAAAAAAGGAAATTATTATTGGGTCCTATAGCCGCTGGTCTATCAACTACAAGGGTCGGTGACTTGACTCTCTTCAAAACTCTTTCCCCAAATCTTCTGCCTTTGTTGTTGCCTTGCCGCCGCTGACTTAACTCTTTTCacaattttcttattttcaGGTTACTCAGACATTCCTCTCATTTTGCTCCACAATCATTACGATCAGTATGTCAGCGCAGTTAAAACAATTCAAGGTAGTGTtttatagttttttattttatttttgaattaaaTGTTTGCTTGAAGATTTTTTTAGATGAAACTGTGTACGTTtaatataagaaaatataagtTTCATGCAGTttgttttattagtttttttaattcattggaACAGACCAATCTTTGCCGGCAATTATATTATTCACGACCTATTACGAGGCCAGTAAGTTCAAATGAATTTACTTTGTTTAATCAAGCTAGCTGCTTCTCTTTGTGATATAATCGGGAGACGATAATCACACACCTTGTTTCTTCCCCTACACAACCCTCTTAATCATTTGTGTTGCTTCGATTTGATTTGTTCAATCTGACGCATGTAAATAAAGAGAAGTGTGGGAAGAAAACTAATGTGTGTGATTATCGTTGCCCTAAACTAAACTGCGCTCCTTTTCCAACTCAGTGTTTGATGTACTCTTCTTGTGCAGTGTCTCATGTCACTTCTGATATGTTTATGGAAATGTGTGAGCCTTTCCCACATGTAATAGCATATGAGTTCCTCCTTGATCCTGAGGTGTGCCACTGTAATCCAGTTTTCTATTATCCCATTTTTTTTACCTTCGGGAAGCTATTGAGTTTCTGCTAAGTTTTTTAATCCAAACTAAAGAATTAATAATAAGGTCAAAACAACATAGGGGGTTGTTTAGTATTTAAACTGAAAGTAATTTACAGTTTAAAATGACGAATGTAACAATTTAAAGAGGCTCTTGTTTGTTTCATATAGGTCTGAGAATGGAAAAAATAGTTTACCACATGTTTGATAAGGGTGGTGTTATCCATATATACCCCCATTTTTACCatatcttgttaatttttgtcatttgattttctttaattcattcaatctaACGGCTGAAAATTAAGAG encodes the following:
- the LOC126617227 gene encoding uncharacterized protein LOC126617227, with product MGNCKSTQTLSLTSIAAELSSPPPNLDFLQHRSRIKGFSSSASEYPDWKWNKFWSMHVPWEDRRLFVVPPEIYLYKKDEYDLELKRVQDKSLSAIFCFYEYDAQTHDYFFTHSVISRLAKEFPHVALYQIIIDHRYVEDLNNVMQEYNINCTPTFRFFQNGKKVHDVAGGSTVLLEKTLEKIYGGEEKSRTQGFDTQVKKDKNGEEVYSVFEVEAAAGDKSDTSYELKYYSKCPCDLCHGMRRLRQWLSQQSETQIAKDEK
- the LOC126617228 gene encoding uncharacterized protein LOC126617228, translated to MARNSRVLVRQLLGNPLNSCAALLHHHNHKHPLSFIKTLPVSVSITPSLPPRPPPPAIPSSSKPFCTLDSSSKKEIIIGSYSRWSINYKGYSDIPLILLHNHYDQYVSAVKTIQDQSLPAIILFTTYYEAMSHVTSDMFMEMCEPFPHVIAYEFLLDPEEDNYKSILENLNIPRTPTFHFYQNGKKVAEITRKSWESEAYEISLKKTLVKLYVPQPTERSSDKEDRSRVEDTLRYRKITWQ